From a region of the Methylomonas rapida genome:
- the rimP gene encoding ribosome maturation factor RimP has translation MKQAPEHLVELIEPIVEGLGYECVGIEYNPHPQHGMLRVYIDSENGILLDDCTKVSHQLSGMLDVEDPIQGEYQLEISSPGEDRPFFKLSQFERYIGSTVTVNLFKPIDKRRKVTGLIQAVEGENVVLQEGEQTIKVPFQAMSKARLVPEYLLKKGGRSGK, from the coding sequence ATGAAACAGGCTCCAGAGCATTTAGTGGAACTGATCGAACCCATTGTCGAAGGTCTTGGTTACGAATGCGTGGGGATTGAGTACAACCCTCACCCGCAGCACGGCATGCTGCGCGTTTACATCGATAGCGAAAACGGCATCTTGCTGGATGACTGCACCAAAGTCAGCCATCAGTTAAGCGGCATGCTCGATGTGGAAGATCCGATTCAAGGCGAATATCAATTGGAAATCTCCTCGCCTGGCGAAGACAGACCATTTTTCAAACTCAGCCAGTTCGAAAGATATATTGGCAGCACCGTGACGGTCAACTTGTTTAAACCCATCGACAAACGCCGAAAAGTCACCGGCCTGATCCAGGCGGTAGAAGGCGAAAATGTGGTGTTACAAGAAGGCGAGCAGACAATCAAAGTGCCTTTTCAAGCAATGAGCAAGGCGCGTTTAGTGCCGGAATATTTACTCAAAAAAGGAGGACGTAGTGGCAAATAA
- a CDS encoding DedA family protein — MSELVIYVQNHIEYAPYIIFGLLLLAGFNIPVSEDGMLFISALIASHNPAYLPHLFIAVFMGAYLSDLICYGLGRIVGPKLLHIRFFSSIATQERIDKIHDYYQRYGVITLIFGRFVPFGVRNGLFLTAGLGQMNLIKFALSDLLACTISTTTFFTLYYNYGDKVIGAIQKTNAVIFVAALGIAAYFYFRRNKTRQTHSEHNSVD; from the coding sequence ATGTCAGAACTCGTCATTTATGTTCAGAATCATATCGAATATGCGCCTTACATCATTTTTGGCCTGTTATTGCTTGCAGGTTTCAATATTCCGGTCTCAGAGGATGGCATGCTGTTCATCTCGGCGTTAATCGCCAGCCATAATCCGGCATATTTACCGCACTTATTTATCGCCGTTTTCATGGGGGCCTACCTTTCGGATTTGATCTGCTACGGTTTGGGGCGCATCGTCGGACCGAAATTACTGCATATCCGGTTTTTTTCGAGTATCGCCACGCAGGAACGCATCGATAAAATTCACGATTACTACCAACGCTATGGTGTCATCACGTTGATTTTCGGGCGCTTCGTCCCCTTTGGTGTGCGTAATGGTTTGTTTCTTACCGCGGGACTGGGGCAGATGAACCTGATCAAATTCGCCCTTTCCGATCTGCTAGCCTGCACAATCTCAACGACCACGTTTTTTACGCTGTATTACAACTATGGCGACAAGGTGATCGGCGCCATACAGAAAACCAACGCCGTGATTTTCGTGGCCGCCCTTGGCATTGCGGCTTACTTTTATTTTCGCAGAAACAAAACTCGCCAAACCCATTCGGAACACAATAGCGTCGATTGA
- a CDS encoding ISL3 family transposase: MTQSLLQIPLDIPDVCIEKVETTAKGEFIITVSSTLTSATCHQCGQRIDKFYGYGREITLRHLSIFDRPVWIKLTPKRYRCPDCPKGPTTTQQCGWYNWKSPHTKAYEQWILRELINSSVTDMDVKHGISAEAAEGIINRHVAQQVDWSAIQGIRLLGLDEIALKKGHQDFVVIVSAIDTEDHKRILAVLPDRKKETVKAFLQNIPEAQQHALQRVCVDMYEGYRNAVYETLPGVEVVVDRFHVAKHYRDGADQVRKAEMKKLKNTLSAEDYAKLKGAMWAFRKRWMELSADQQTVLLFLFQQAPILREVYIQRELLTGIFERRLNKAEAEKALDRWMEHIKVLKLKGFDAFVKTYQNWRNEITNYFIRRETSGFVEGLNNKIKSIKRRCFGIYNTVRLFQHIWLDIEGRRLFGYA, from the coding sequence ATGACACAGTCGCTACTTCAAATACCGCTGGATATACCTGATGTTTGTATCGAAAAAGTTGAAACCACCGCCAAAGGCGAGTTCATCATCACGGTCAGTAGTACGTTAACCAGTGCAACCTGCCATCAATGCGGCCAGAGGATCGATAAGTTTTATGGCTATGGCAGAGAAATCACCTTGCGTCATTTGTCGATTTTCGATCGGCCGGTTTGGATCAAGCTAACCCCCAAGCGCTATCGATGCCCTGACTGCCCCAAAGGTCCGACGACCACGCAACAATGTGGCTGGTATAACTGGAAAAGCCCCCATACCAAAGCGTATGAGCAGTGGATATTGCGTGAATTGATCAACAGCAGCGTGACCGACATGGACGTGAAGCACGGCATCAGCGCCGAAGCGGCGGAAGGGATTATCAATCGGCACGTGGCCCAACAAGTTGATTGGTCTGCCATCCAAGGCATTCGCTTGCTGGGACTGGATGAAATCGCTTTGAAAAAAGGGCATCAAGATTTTGTGGTCATCGTGTCGGCTATCGATACCGAGGACCATAAGCGGATTCTGGCGGTGCTGCCCGACCGCAAAAAAGAAACGGTTAAAGCCTTTTTGCAGAATATTCCCGAGGCACAGCAACACGCGTTACAACGCGTCTGCGTGGACATGTATGAAGGGTATCGCAACGCCGTCTATGAGACATTGCCCGGCGTCGAGGTGGTGGTTGATCGCTTCCATGTCGCCAAGCATTATCGAGACGGCGCCGACCAGGTCCGCAAGGCGGAAATGAAAAAACTCAAGAATACCCTGTCTGCCGAGGATTATGCCAAGCTGAAAGGCGCGATGTGGGCTTTTCGGAAGCGCTGGATGGAACTCTCTGCCGATCAGCAAACCGTTTTGCTTTTTCTATTCCAGCAAGCCCCCATTTTGCGAGAAGTCTATATCCAACGGGAGCTTTTGACGGGTATTTTTGAGCGCCGACTCAATAAGGCTGAGGCCGAAAAAGCCTTGGATCGCTGGATGGAGCATATCAAAGTCTTGAAGTTGAAGGGCTTTGATGCGTTTGTCAAAACCTATCAAAACTGGCGAAATGAAATCACCAACTATTTCATTCGCCGGGAAACCAGTGGCTTTGTTGAAGGGCTTAACAACAAAATCAAAAGCATCAAACGACGCTGCTTTGGCATTTACAATACCGTCCGCCTGTTTCAGCATATCTGGCTTGATATCGAAGGGAGACGGTTGTTCGGTTATGCATAA
- the rbfA gene encoding 30S ribosome-binding factor RbfA encodes MAREFGRSQRVASEMQKELATILQREVHDPRLGFITVNEVVLSKDLAMAKIYVTVLNADEAGKRANIEALTEMAPFIRHELAKRMRLRHISELHFYYDSSFDTGMRVSELLHEVIEHDASEKPQQDD; translated from the coding sequence ATGGCGAGAGAATTTGGCCGTAGCCAGCGCGTGGCCTCCGAAATGCAAAAAGAGCTGGCGACGATATTGCAAAGGGAGGTCCACGATCCGCGCCTGGGTTTCATCACCGTCAACGAGGTGGTGTTATCCAAGGACCTGGCCATGGCAAAAATCTACGTCACCGTGCTGAATGCGGATGAAGCCGGCAAACGAGCCAATATCGAAGCGTTGACCGAGATGGCGCCTTTCATCCGCCATGAGTTGGCCAAACGCATGCGTTTAAGGCATATCTCGGAATTGCACTTCTACTACGATAGCTCCTTTGATACCGGCATGCGCGTCTCCGAATTGTTGCATGAAGTGATCGAGCACGACGCTAGCGAAAAACCGCAGCAGGACGATTGA
- a CDS encoding YtcA family lipoprotein, whose amino-acid sequence MKPLPTLRKTATACFLALTLTACDPMLSLQGSFWPAWIICIMTGLATSMLLMWQLIRLRLAPHLGPPLLIAPSLWALCSFTIWLLFYAR is encoded by the coding sequence ATGAAGCCGCTTCCAACCCTGCGCAAAACGGCGACGGCCTGCTTTTTGGCGCTGACGCTAACCGCTTGCGACCCGATGTTGAGCCTGCAGGGTTCGTTTTGGCCTGCCTGGATCATCTGCATCATGACCGGCCTGGCGACCAGCATGTTGCTGATGTGGCAATTGATCCGCTTGCGCCTGGCGCCCCATCTGGGTCCGCCCTTGCTGATCGCGCCGAGTCTTTGGGCCTTGTGTAGTTTTACGATCTGGCTGTTGTTTTACGCTCGCTAA
- the nusA gene encoding transcription termination factor NusA, giving the protein MANKEILLVADVFANEKEIDKEIIFQAIESALEAATVKRYDNPIKARVAINRQTGDYKTYRRWLVVEPNPEINGDVEFPSWQILLEVAQIDNPDVKAGDFIEEEIESVEFCRIAAQTAKQVIIQKVREAERRKIVEAYQDRVGELITGVVKRVEKGSIYLDLGGHVEAYIAREDMIPKEPIRMGDRVRGYLKAVRSEPRGPQLFVSRTAPELLIALFRLEVPEVGEGLIDIIAAARDPGSRAKIAVKANDPRLDPVGACVGMRGSRVQAISNELAGERVDIILWNPNEAQFVINAMSPAEIQSIVVDEDKHSMDVAVTPDSLSQAIGRGGQNVRLASELTGWELNILDASQVDKNLDETAAKAKQEFMELLDVDEEIADVLVEVGLSNIEEIAYIPVDEMLEIEGFDEELVEALRSRAKDALLIKAIASEEKIETSEPSAELLELEGMDDKLAHEMAAKGIITLDDLAEQSIDDIIEFTGMNEERAGKLIMKARESWFAEDKG; this is encoded by the coding sequence GTGGCAAATAAAGAAATTCTATTGGTAGCGGATGTTTTTGCTAACGAAAAAGAAATCGACAAGGAAATCATTTTTCAGGCCATTGAGTCCGCCCTGGAAGCAGCGACAGTCAAGCGTTACGACAATCCGATCAAGGCTCGCGTCGCGATCAATCGCCAGACCGGCGACTACAAGACCTACCGTCGCTGGCTGGTCGTGGAACCCAACCCGGAAATCAACGGCGACGTGGAGTTTCCGAGCTGGCAAATCTTGCTCGAAGTAGCCCAAATCGACAATCCGGATGTCAAAGCCGGCGATTTCATCGAAGAAGAAATCGAGTCGGTCGAGTTCTGCCGCATTGCCGCGCAAACTGCCAAACAGGTCATCATTCAAAAAGTCCGCGAAGCCGAACGCCGTAAAATCGTCGAAGCCTATCAGGATCGCGTCGGTGAATTGATCACCGGCGTCGTCAAACGCGTGGAAAAAGGCAGCATCTACCTGGACCTGGGCGGCCACGTGGAAGCCTACATCGCCCGCGAGGACATGATTCCCAAGGAACCGATCCGCATGGGCGACCGCGTGCGTGGCTATTTGAAAGCCGTGCGCTCCGAACCCCGCGGCCCGCAATTGTTCGTCAGCCGCACCGCGCCGGAATTATTGATCGCCCTCTTCCGCCTGGAAGTGCCGGAAGTCGGTGAAGGTTTGATCGACATCATCGCCGCCGCCCGCGATCCCGGTTCACGCGCCAAAATCGCCGTGAAGGCCAACGACCCGCGCCTGGACCCCGTCGGTGCCTGCGTCGGCATGCGCGGCTCGCGCGTGCAAGCCATTTCCAACGAACTGGCCGGCGAACGCGTCGACATCATTTTATGGAACCCCAACGAAGCCCAGTTCGTCATCAACGCAATGTCGCCAGCGGAAATTCAGTCCATCGTGGTCGACGAAGACAAACACAGCATGGACGTTGCCGTCACCCCCGACAGCTTGTCGCAAGCCATCGGCCGCGGCGGCCAAAACGTGCGACTGGCATCGGAACTGACCGGTTGGGAACTCAACATTCTGGACGCGTCGCAAGTCGACAAGAACCTGGATGAAACCGCGGCCAAAGCCAAACAGGAATTCATGGAATTGCTGGATGTCGATGAAGAAATCGCCGATGTGCTGGTTGAGGTGGGCCTGAGCAACATTGAGGAAATCGCCTACATCCCGGTGGATGAAATGCTGGAAATCGAAGGCTTCGACGAAGAACTGGTCGAAGCCTTGCGCAGCCGCGCCAAGGATGCCCTGCTGATCAAGGCGATTGCTTCGGAAGAAAAAATCGAAACGTCCGAGCCTAGCGCCGAGCTTCTTGAGCTGGAGGGGATGGATGACAAATTGGCGCACGAAATGGCGGCCAAGGGCATCATCACACTGGACGATTTGGCAGAACAGTCGATTGACGACATCATCGAATTTACCGGCATGAACGAAGAGCGCGCCGGCAAACTAATTATGAAAGCCCGCGAATCATGGTTCGCCGAGGACAAGGGCTAA
- a CDS encoding FUSC family protein, producing the protein MSQRDGHSGHGRFWFGTGLGQFLTVELKDFPGRRVAAARLFAVTLIIALVSQTLHVPPLGALSILVCLSYDAYANAGQSLAFGLRQLYYLFITVLVSVLTLMLAGNEPWLLLSLSFVIMALALFHARLIAWPTGIALWYSIPVLYSPTTPDQNIYQALWNIPIIGVLGLGTWTLVHLSIKPQDPRRLLTDGIAEQLSAVAAIFSGRLADAGIEGQPKTGHKAAGAGQFGKLQALLGHAELLHPSMRRQHDTYLDLLQEIDGLRQMAVWLEQSLAADYRAQPMSPEKLAVYLALQEACAALRQGIAEHRDISGQVETLLDERTLLGYAQTSHPSVMTAFWRALQRIAALTGELHRDAQHRNEEPNAAADDEAMAKWRPAWLDYAFWATHADSLQFGIKFSLGAILCMLIVQGLNWPDINTAIPTCLVAAQTSLGADYRLSLLRISGAAIGGLCAYVYVLLLQSQFDTIIGFALATIPFWALAAWITAGSDRIAYLGRQLGFSFALFVLHDFGAVTDLYLPRDRVIGILLGLVVMGILDYALWPRRSSVLARHHCIAALRTLAKFGVRLPDPSHLLSYTLPLRLAAEKELAAAQGLLAHAVLEPDARVPAKAHERTALRAIIRDADHLSALLQVRKRYRLLSGQRFGQFPAELQQHSRAFDTALSLALEQTAEILQGSRRDSAKRVAEFQAQLKQSYIEHHRIDSLPADWALEWELRFILDEQITTLIENMQQSALIAGQNSWDSGDQT; encoded by the coding sequence ATGAGCCAACGTGACGGCCATTCGGGCCATGGCCGGTTCTGGTTCGGCACCGGACTGGGGCAATTTCTAACGGTAGAGTTGAAGGACTTTCCCGGCCGCCGGGTCGCCGCCGCCCGTTTGTTCGCGGTGACCTTGATCATCGCCCTGGTCAGCCAGACCCTGCACGTGCCGCCGCTCGGCGCGCTGTCGATCCTGGTCTGCCTCAGCTACGACGCTTATGCCAATGCCGGGCAATCGTTGGCGTTCGGCTTGCGCCAGTTATATTACCTGTTCATTACCGTGCTAGTGTCGGTATTGACGTTGATGCTGGCCGGCAACGAGCCCTGGCTGCTGCTGAGCCTGTCCTTCGTCATCATGGCCCTGGCCTTGTTCCACGCCCGCTTGATCGCCTGGCCGACCGGGATTGCGCTATGGTATTCGATTCCGGTCTTGTACAGTCCGACGACGCCGGATCAGAACATCTACCAGGCCTTATGGAACATTCCTATTATCGGCGTACTGGGGCTGGGCACCTGGACGCTGGTGCATCTGAGCATCAAACCGCAAGACCCGCGCCGATTGTTGACCGATGGCATTGCCGAGCAACTTTCGGCGGTGGCAGCGATTTTCAGCGGACGCCTGGCCGATGCCGGCATAGAAGGTCAACCAAAAACAGGACACAAGGCGGCGGGCGCCGGCCAGTTCGGCAAATTGCAAGCCTTGCTAGGCCACGCCGAACTATTGCACCCATCCATGCGCCGCCAGCACGATACCTATCTGGATTTGTTGCAGGAAATCGACGGCCTGCGCCAAATGGCGGTCTGGCTGGAGCAAAGCCTGGCGGCGGATTATCGCGCGCAGCCGATGAGTCCGGAAAAACTGGCGGTCTACCTGGCGCTGCAAGAAGCCTGTGCCGCATTGCGGCAAGGTATCGCGGAACACCGCGACATCAGCGGGCAAGTCGAGACACTGCTCGATGAACGGACTTTGCTCGGCTATGCCCAAACCAGCCATCCCTCGGTGATGACCGCATTCTGGCGCGCACTGCAAAGGATTGCGGCACTGACTGGCGAATTGCACCGCGACGCGCAGCATCGCAATGAAGAACCCAACGCCGCAGCGGACGACGAAGCCATGGCCAAGTGGCGTCCAGCCTGGCTGGACTACGCGTTTTGGGCCACCCATGCCGATAGCCTGCAATTCGGCATCAAGTTCTCGTTGGGCGCAATCTTGTGCATGCTGATTGTGCAAGGCCTGAACTGGCCGGACATCAACACCGCAATCCCGACCTGCCTGGTCGCGGCGCAAACCAGTCTCGGCGCCGATTACCGACTGTCGTTGCTGCGCATCTCCGGCGCGGCGATCGGCGGCTTGTGCGCCTATGTTTACGTACTGCTGTTGCAATCGCAATTCGATACCATCATCGGTTTTGCCTTGGCGACGATACCGTTCTGGGCCCTGGCAGCCTGGATCACCGCAGGCAGTGACCGTATCGCCTATCTGGGGCGGCAACTCGGCTTTTCCTTTGCCTTGTTCGTGCTGCACGATTTCGGCGCGGTCACCGATTTATATCTGCCGCGCGACCGGGTAATCGGCATCTTGCTCGGTCTGGTCGTGATGGGCATACTCGATTATGCACTGTGGCCAAGACGTTCCTCGGTGCTGGCCCGCCACCATTGCATCGCCGCCCTGCGCACGCTGGCGAAATTCGGCGTGCGCCTGCCCGACCCCAGTCATCTCTTGAGTTACACCCTGCCCCTGAGGCTGGCAGCGGAAAAGGAACTGGCAGCCGCGCAAGGCCTTTTGGCCCACGCCGTACTGGAACCGGACGCCCGCGTGCCGGCCAAGGCCCACGAACGAACGGCACTGCGGGCGATTATCCGCGACGCCGATCATCTATCCGCGCTGTTGCAGGTCAGAAAACGCTACCGCCTGCTGAGCGGCCAGCGCTTCGGCCAGTTTCCTGCTGAATTGCAACAACATAGCCGCGCCTTCGACACCGCCTTGTCATTAGCGCTGGAACAAACGGCGGAGATTTTGCAAGGCAGCCGCCGGGATAGCGCCAAACGAGTCGCCGAATTTCAGGCGCAACTCAAACAAAGCTATATCGAACATCACCGTATCGACAGCCTGCCGGCGGATTGGGCGTTGGAATGGGAACTACGTTTCATACTGGACGAGCAAATCACGACGCTGATAGAGAACATGCAACAATCCGCGTTAATCGCTGGACAAAATAGCTGGGATTCTGGTGATCAAACGTAG
- the infB gene encoding translation initiation factor IF-2 translates to MSDKTVQALAEVVGIPLERFLEQLKEAGLSATAPDDIITEEEKVKLLAHLRKRHGKAETDQEAAAPKRITLKRSTKTELRQSTAPGTGAKTVSVEVRKQKTYIKRSEAIVTDEQKEAERARQALAALEAQKRQQAAEEEKRRQQEAQLKAQAEAAPDKPETISAPAVEEAAAVESKPAPVEVVAAAEPPAKPELTEEERLELEKKQRLEAAVERNAEKVRKAAEAKQQTLHKKKQEFKPSRGPTPEISHDSGDAARRGKGKKAKPGARREKPEFEIELQTSKHKFEKPVAPSKMEVTIPETIIVSDLAAKMNVKAAEVIKHLMKLGIMTTINQPIDQETAVILVEELGHTAIMQSEDDFEQEMLAEAIGEADDRKLVARAPIVTIMGHVDHGKTSLLDYIRKTRVAAGEAGGITQHIGAYQVKTDHGSVTFLDTPGHAAFTAMRARGAEVTDIVIIVVAADDGVMPQTKEAIEHARAANVPIIVALNKIDKPEANPDRVMQELATLNVVPEEWGGDVQFLKVSAKTGVGIDDLIESLIVQAEVLELKAPKEGTASGVCIESRLDKGRGAVATILIQKGTLNKGEFVLCGHEYGRIRAMFDENAHAIKSGGPSTPVEILGLSGTPDAGDEFLVVQNERVARELAAHREERKKSTRQAAAQASKLDDVFSRMTAGETATLNIVIKTDVQGSLEALRESLVNLSTDEVQVKCIYGGVGGINEGDANLALASSAILIGFNVRADAVARKLIEEKDIDLHYYSIIYEAIDEVKRAISGMLAPEIQEKIVGLAEVRDVFRSPKFGAIAGCMVIDGFVKRNLPIRVLRDNVVIFEGQLESLRRFKDDVNEVKMGMECGIGVKNYNDVKTGDQIEVFERIEVKREI, encoded by the coding sequence ATGAGTGATAAAACAGTACAGGCATTAGCGGAAGTAGTCGGTATCCCTTTGGAGCGTTTTTTGGAGCAGTTGAAAGAAGCCGGCTTGAGTGCAACCGCTCCCGATGACATCATCACCGAGGAAGAAAAGGTCAAATTGCTTGCGCATCTGCGCAAGCGTCATGGCAAGGCCGAGACAGATCAGGAAGCTGCCGCGCCCAAACGTATCACCCTGAAGCGCAGCACCAAAACCGAACTCAGGCAGTCAACTGCGCCCGGCACCGGTGCGAAAACGGTCAGCGTCGAAGTACGCAAGCAAAAAACCTACATCAAGCGCAGCGAAGCCATCGTCACGGACGAACAAAAAGAAGCCGAGCGCGCTCGCCAAGCATTAGCCGCGCTGGAAGCACAAAAACGCCAGCAAGCAGCCGAAGAAGAAAAACGCCGCCAGCAAGAAGCTCAATTGAAGGCTCAGGCGGAAGCAGCTCCAGACAAACCGGAAACCATCTCTGCACCAGCAGTCGAGGAAGCGGCGGCGGTAGAAAGCAAACCTGCCCCGGTTGAAGTCGTGGCCGCAGCGGAACCACCCGCAAAACCGGAATTGACCGAAGAAGAACGCCTGGAACTGGAAAAGAAACAGCGCCTGGAAGCGGCCGTGGAAAGAAACGCGGAGAAAGTCCGTAAAGCCGCGGAAGCCAAGCAACAGACCTTGCACAAGAAAAAACAGGAATTCAAGCCAAGTCGCGGGCCCACCCCGGAAATCAGCCACGATAGTGGCGATGCCGCGCGCCGTGGCAAAGGCAAAAAAGCCAAACCGGGCGCGCGTCGCGAAAAACCGGAATTCGAGATCGAACTGCAAACCAGCAAGCACAAGTTCGAAAAACCCGTGGCGCCATCCAAAATGGAAGTCACCATCCCGGAAACCATCATCGTTTCGGATCTGGCCGCCAAGATGAACGTCAAGGCCGCCGAGGTCATCAAGCATTTGATGAAACTGGGCATCATGACCACGATCAACCAACCGATCGACCAGGAAACCGCCGTGATTCTGGTCGAAGAGTTGGGGCATACCGCGATCATGCAAAGCGAGGACGATTTCGAACAGGAAATGCTGGCCGAAGCCATCGGCGAAGCCGACGACCGCAAACTGGTCGCACGGGCGCCCATCGTCACCATCATGGGTCACGTCGACCATGGTAAGACCTCGTTGCTGGATTACATCCGCAAAACTCGCGTCGCCGCCGGCGAAGCGGGTGGCATTACCCAGCACATCGGCGCTTATCAGGTCAAAACCGATCACGGTTCGGTCACCTTCCTCGACACCCCCGGCCACGCCGCGTTTACCGCGATGCGCGCCCGCGGCGCCGAAGTCACCGACATCGTCATCATCGTGGTGGCGGCAGACGACGGCGTGATGCCGCAAACCAAGGAAGCGATCGAACACGCTCGCGCCGCGAACGTGCCCATCATCGTGGCGTTGAACAAAATCGACAAACCCGAAGCCAACCCCGATCGCGTGATGCAGGAATTGGCGACCCTGAACGTGGTGCCCGAGGAATGGGGCGGCGATGTCCAGTTCCTGAAAGTATCGGCCAAAACCGGTGTCGGCATCGACGACTTGATCGAATCCTTGATCGTGCAGGCCGAGGTATTGGAACTGAAGGCACCCAAGGAAGGCACCGCATCCGGTGTTTGTATCGAATCGCGCCTGGACAAAGGCCGCGGCGCGGTAGCCACGATACTGATTCAAAAAGGCACGTTGAACAAAGGCGAGTTCGTGCTGTGCGGCCATGAATATGGGCGTATCCGCGCGATGTTCGACGAAAACGCACATGCCATCAAGTCAGGCGGCCCGAGTACGCCGGTAGAAATTCTGGGCTTGTCCGGCACGCCGGATGCGGGCGACGAATTTCTGGTAGTGCAAAACGAGCGCGTCGCCCGTGAATTGGCGGCCCACCGCGAAGAACGCAAGAAATCCACTCGTCAAGCCGCCGCTCAGGCTTCCAAACTGGACGACGTGTTCTCCAGAATGACCGCCGGCGAAACCGCAACGTTGAATATCGTCATCAAAACCGACGTACAAGGCAGCTTGGAAGCGCTGCGCGAATCCTTGGTGAATTTGTCGACCGACGAAGTACAAGTCAAATGCATCTATGGCGGCGTCGGCGGTATCAACGAAGGCGATGCCAACTTGGCCTTGGCTTCCAGCGCGATTTTGATCGGTTTCAATGTCCGCGCCGATGCGGTGGCGCGTAAGCTGATCGAAGAAAAAGACATCGATCTGCATTACTACAGCATCATTTACGAAGCGATCGACGAAGTGAAACGCGCGATCAGCGGCATGCTGGCACCGGAGATACAGGAAAAAATCGTCGGCCTGGCCGAGGTGCGCGACGTGTTCCGCTCGCCGAAATTCGGCGCGATCGCGGGTTGCATGGTCATCGATGGCTTCGTCAAGCGCAATCTACCGATCCGCGTCCTGCGTGACAACGTGGTGATTTTCGAAGGTCAGCTGGAATCCTTGCGCCGCTTCAAGGACGATGTCAATGAAGTCAAAATGGGCATGGAGTGCGGTATCGGCGTCAAGAACTACAACGATGTCAAAACCGGCGACCAGATCGAGGTCTTCGAACGCATCGAAGTGAAACGGGAAATTTAA
- a CDS encoding HlyD family secretion protein — MAIQQTSDHQRRVLIGRTLGILIVLGAILTGTRVWRINYQHPRTNDAMIRANIVGISAEVNGRVVELHVEDNQFVRKGQLLYVIDPRPYQAKLDRAKAELMLAEKEVESRRASSSSAESAIERLQHQRASAAAEVRRIEAEDDYLHHRLQELEPLAEKQYVTGDQLRQAHSRLDASRAALADAQAKERSMASAIEEAKSESSRAQSLIAQVGDVNARVEAAKAQVAAAELDLEYCFVRAPFDAYVTNLNTREGEYVKAGSQLFALVDDRHWYAIADYRETYLQSIQPGQAAEVFLVGYPGKRFRGVVTGIGWANSPDNVKQQGVLPEVDRTLNWVVLASRFPVRIEILERDPERPLRMGMTAFVTVLDRPAPTNAETTRTTSQAPQ; from the coding sequence ATGGCTATTCAGCAAACCTCCGACCATCAACGCCGCGTATTGATTGGCCGCACACTCGGCATCCTGATCGTCCTGGGCGCCATCTTAACCGGCACCCGCGTCTGGCGCATCAATTACCAGCATCCCCGCACCAACGACGCGATGATCCGGGCCAATATCGTTGGCATCAGCGCCGAAGTGAACGGCCGTGTCGTGGAATTGCATGTCGAGGACAACCAGTTCGTGCGCAAGGGCCAACTACTTTATGTGATCGATCCCCGCCCCTATCAGGCCAAGCTGGACCGGGCCAAGGCCGAGCTCATGCTGGCGGAAAAAGAGGTCGAATCCCGCCGCGCTTCCAGCAGTTCGGCGGAAAGCGCGATCGAACGTTTGCAGCATCAACGTGCCTCGGCCGCGGCCGAGGTCAGGCGCATCGAAGCCGAAGACGACTATCTGCATCACCGCTTGCAGGAACTCGAACCGCTGGCCGAAAAGCAATACGTGACCGGTGACCAGCTCAGACAGGCGCACTCGCGGCTGGATGCCTCCCGCGCCGCCCTGGCCGACGCCCAAGCCAAGGAGCGCTCGATGGCCAGCGCAATCGAGGAAGCCAAGAGCGAAAGCAGCCGGGCGCAATCCTTGATCGCCCAGGTCGGCGACGTCAACGCCCGCGTCGAGGCGGCCAAGGCGCAAGTCGCCGCCGCCGAGCTGGATCTGGAATACTGCTTCGTGCGCGCGCCGTTCGACGCCTACGTCACCAACCTGAACACCCGCGAAGGTGAATACGTCAAGGCCGGCAGCCAATTGTTCGCGCTGGTCGACGATCGCCACTGGTACGCGATCGCCGACTACAGGGAAACCTATTTGCAATCCATCCAGCCCGGCCAGGCGGCCGAGGTGTTTCTGGTCGGCTACCCCGGCAAGCGCTTTCGCGGCGTGGTCACCGGCATCGGCTGGGCCAATTCCCCCGACAATGTCAAACAGCAAGGCGTGTTGCCGGAAGTCGACCGCACCTTGAATTGGGTGGTGCTGGCGTCGCGCTTTCCGGTCAGGATAGAAATTCTGGAACGCGATCCCGAACGTCCGTTGCGGATGGGGATGACCGCGTTCGTCACCGTGCTCGACCGCCCGGCGCCGACCAACGCCGAAACTACCCGCACGACTAGCCAAGCGCCGCAATGA